GGCCTTAGGGAGTTCATAAATAGTTATATTCTGAACCTGCGGTCCCTATGCTCTCCAGCAGATTCCTGACCCCAAAGCAACCAATACAGTCACTATGATGCAAGGTTTCTGATCCTGCCACTACTAATATTTTGGAGCAAATAAAAATCTTTGACAGGGAGTATGGGGGTGTGGGCATGGAGGATGTTTTAACAGTTAGCATCCCTGTTAGCATCCTACATCCCTAGTAGCATACCTACTAGATACCAGTGGCACTTTGTCCTCAGTTCTTACAatcaaatatattcatattctcAGACAATACTGAATATGTCCTGGAAGGCAAAAATCACCCCTGGATGAACATTTGGTTTACCTTGTAAGTAAGCCAAATGCCAGAGCTGCACCTTTTCTCAGCAACCTTCTGAGTCCTGAACTAACTTCTGATTTCTGTAAGGCCTAGTGTTGATGATTCCTGTTTTCTCCTTCCACAAGATCTGGCTCTACAAATACAGTCTTCTCTTCCTTATTTCTCTGTGTATCCTGCCAATCCATTCATTATCCCCTATTTAGGGTAATTCAAGTGTTTTTCATGTTCTAAAATGCCAATAAatacttataaattaaaaaaaaaatgttaaggaacataaaattaaatgaattaccACTAgccaaaaacatataaaatgttacAACCGAAGCAACAATAAACCATTAACAGAGAATGCAACAGAAACATACAGGAATACGAGGTACTGTCTCTAAtaaatttttctgtttcaagTCTGAACATACTAAAATCCACTAAATTATATAATTAGGTGAATTTTACAGTCCATCTCAAATTAcatctcagttaaaaaaattttttttttattcctgatcacactgcttgtgggatcttagttccctgaccaggtactATCCTTAATAAATTTTTCCAAACATTCAAAGACAAAAATCTCTTTATTACACTAGATTTATAATAGACATTCAGTAAAACAACGTTattctcaacatcattagttaaAACTCTTAAGAAAGACATggacaatttaattttttaaattatcttcctCCACCAGTCTCTTACAAATTAGTATTCCCCAAGGTTTGGTTTCTTACCACAAAAGACACACATTAACTCATTTCATTTATACGTATACTTTCGATTACTACCTGTAGACCACTAACATACAAATGATAGCCCAACACAATTTCCATCCCTAGTGCTACTCAGATATCCAACAACATACTGGACATATACATCCTGATGTCTTAAAGGCACCTTAAATTCAGCTGTCAGTCAAGTCATTCCACTATCACCATGCTCCACAATTTATTATACTACTATCTACCCacatcaagaaaataaagccaaaaaaaaatgaatatgacaGCAACAATGACAAGAGTAACATTTCATTTCCTAATACCAAGTTCTTAGAACAGTTTCTAGAACCATAAGCAGTTATTATTAGTTATAATAATTAGCTGTAATAATTAATATACTGATGTAAcattttttatgaaaagaaagcatgaaaaagaaaatgtttgtcttaattATGCCTCATTTCACTTAACTACTTGTCAACTCTTGCCATATTACCATTATCCCTTTCAGCTTCCGTAATTACATTAATCTAAACTATTAAATTATTTACCTtaaagcagtagttctcaaagtgtgggaCAGGGATCCTGCAGATTCCAGAGACCCTTTCAAAGACTCACGAGATTAAAATCATATACCAGTAAAAGATCAATTAAACTGCAAACAGACCAATGAAATTAATGCAACACCGTATGAAAAGGATATAGGTATAGTTTCAGACTCCACACCACAGCTAACTGTTAAGAAATTACCACTTGCTGAGTTTTGCTGTAAAGTCAAAGAAGAGTATCACAATTAATTCAAAATGTTATTCAATCACTCCTCCCAACATATTCCTGTGCAGCTGGATGTATGCTTCAAACAGAACAACATAAAGACTGAATGCAGAAGCTGATAGGAGAATCCAGCTGTCTTTTATTAAGTCAAACAATAAGGAgatttacaaaaatgtaaaacagttgCTATTCTTTCCCtaatcttttttttgggggggggggggatagtagttttgcatttaaaaagttatttatggaAGGGAGTTTGGGAAAGATGATACATGCGTTTGTATGGTGAGTCCcttagctgttcacctgaaactaccacaacagttagttaattggctacaccccgaaacaaaatacaaagtttaaagtTCGGAAAAAAAGAGACTATGCCTAAGGTTCTCCTATACAACATgggagaataaaataataaatttctaaaaagttatttatattaACCTGTAATTATTTATTagctatttattatatattatatattaaatatatttaaattaatatatagtaACTGCCAATAGatataacagacataaaacaaaaGCTATTTGGAGTCCtatataattttaagaatgtAAAGGGATCCTGATCAAAAAGCTTGAGACCACTATATTAAAGTAACACTTAAGAGAATTCCTTGACAGTCCAGGAGTTAGAATTCTACCTTTTCAAAGCcaggaccagggttcaatccctggtcaggcaatgAAGATCCTGTGAGCTATGAGGTGTggctgataaaataaaaatttaaaaagtaacatctTAAACcccattttaatttatatactgaGCTTTATCTCTTGTGAATTTCACATACACAGCCATAAATCTTTAAAGTAAGCTGAAGAGAGCAGATGACATAAATCTTGACTTCTTCAGGTGTATTATAATGCAACTAAGCATAAAATGTAGCTCTCTCAAAAAAGAAGACAGGGTGGTAAGGTCAACAGAATGATGTTATTTGTCAAAAGTAACCACAGTAGTTGATATAAAGAACTTAGGCAGAAAGTGAGCCAAAGAACTTTTACTGTGCCAAGAAAAAAGGATGCATAGAAAAACATTAAAGTCTgggcttggggaggggggtgtAAAAGAGTCCTTAAGCAAATTATGTACGGTTAAAATCTCACTGGAGTTAGTTTCTAACTACAGTCTCAACTTCTGATCACCTTCAGTTGAGGTTATTCAACTTACTCACAAAGTGTAATATAAATCAGGTAACAAATCTCATGATAAAcatttaactattaaaaaaaatccgtTGTGCAATGCCAGTCTCCTTCATTATTAGAATAATTACAGTCAGCTTTGTGCTGTATGAATGACCAAGCTAAAAAGGGCCACTCAGCAAAAGGGGTTAATGACAATCATTAATTAGGGCCTTTTCCCAGTTCTTCTGGAAGCATAATGTATTGATTTAAAGGGCTAACACAAAATCTTGCTTGGAGCTGACAATTACTTTTTCACTACAAAATCATAATACTAATCAACGAATTTTCTTTATCCAAGAAATAGTAAGATGAGCAGATGTGCATACAGTAGGACAAGTTTTCTTCTAAGACGGGTACTTCCAAAGTCACACATCTGACCCAGGGGCATATACTGCATTCTGCCTAAAAAGGGGAAGTGTCTGTGTTACAGCTTTCTCACTTCCGCACATGCTCTAGGCCTGAATTTGCAGCTTCCAAATTAAGCACTTTTCATCCTACTCTCATATCTAATTCCACGGTGAGATTTTTTAGTGtagtagtcgctcagtcgtgttcaactctttgcaacgccatggacgtggcccgccaggctcctctgtccatgggtttttttcaagtttttcaaattaaaaacagtTCCACTGCCGCTGGTGCTGGGCGTACCAAAGACCTGATCAGAAGTCGCTGAATATAACATAATTCACGgcattcaaaatgttttaaactgaACTCGTGCTTTacccagctttaaaaaaaatgttgaggtGGGAAGAAAACAAAGTACACCCACATCCTACTGTTCTACTAAGTAGCAttcttttgttggtttctgcaaaGACTATTTACTGAAACGGCATTTGATAATACTATCTAAATACTCTGTGCTGCAATTACTTCCTGCAGAAAGAATCCCTTTTCAGCCATCCAAAGGCTACCGGAAAACAAGGTTCACAGTACTTATCAAACCTCAAGGCttactccttcctcctccccctccccctctcctggAAAATACTGTGcgtgtgttactcactcagtcgtgtccgactcggcgaccccatgggctgcagcccgccaggctcctctgtccatgggattctccaggcaagaatactggagtgggtggccattcccttctccaggggatcttcccaatccgggtatcgaacctgggtctcctgcactacaggcagattctttggcatctgagccaccagagaagccctactgTATTAGGTGggttttcaataaaaaaaaattggggatgggggaggggaagcttgagggtgtgggagagggagtgttCTCCAGTTTTTGGACTAGCTATCTCTCCCATTCTGCCCGAGGAAAACAAACCCCCATTGTAAAATAATCTTATGAACAGGGATCGAGGACTCAACTCCCTTCTGCTCGCATCTATCTCTACAAACTTCGCGATGGCCCTCAACAAACCCAATTTCTACTCCAGAGCAGCCTGGCCTGCGCCCAGATCCTCGGATCCAACCAGAATCCCTCTCTGACCTTGGACTCGGGCCACCGCTCCCCTCCCAGGCTAAGGATAGTGAAGCCGGGATCCCCACAGCCCAGCCCGCAGACTGCAGAGGCCTCGGGGTTCACGCCGGGTCAGCGGGTGGGCGGCGGGCAGCAGAGCGAGCCGCAGGACCGCAGCTCCGCCGGGGCTGGAGCAGCGGCTTCGGGGGAGAAGACTGGGACGAGGCCCGGCTACCTGCGGGCCGACACCGCCCCGGCCGCCGCAATGGCTGCACGCCGCCACGGGGCTCCAGAAGCCCCGGCGAGACCCTGGCCACGACCCCTCAATACCTTCGACCTCCCAGCGGGCCGCGGCAGGTGATGCGGCAGCCAGGCAGCCGAGCCGCGCAGGTTGGTTGCTTGCCTCCGGCGACCGCGTCCCGGAACCGCCCACTCCCTCCCGGGGGCGCCCGAAGCCGGGACCCTAGGAGGAGGAAAGGCGTGCGAAGCGACGCGACCCAGAGGGTGGGACGGGAAAGGGGAGAGGCGTCCGGCTCTCCGGAGGGGCTGGCCACCGGGAGACGAGGACGACAGAGGCGGCGGGGCGGGCGGGACGCTCGCCTACCTTCCTCGCTCCCGGCCGAGGGTCCGACGCGAGCCAGCAGACCGCCTCACATCCGGGTATCGGGAGACACTCAGCTGCTTctgccgctgccgctgccgccgccgcctcctctccCGCGGTACAGAAACGCCAAACTTCCGGCGACGACGGCGACGCCTAGCCCGTCAGATGGGAGTTACCTGGGACCGTCTTGGGCGCGCTTGCGCAACGCTCTTCTTCTGCCCGAACCCGCTCCGTTGACGTGCCCAGAGCCTGAAGATGGCCGCCACGCTCGCTGCGTGTCACGCCGTTTTTCACCCCGGCCGGGACGGCGGGGCGTCGGGGAGAGGCGAGCCCGCGTCCGGCCGCAGCGCAGGCGCGGTGGGAGGCCTAGCGTGCGCGCCTCCACGGGTGGGCGCCTTGTACCCTACTGGCGGCCGCTTCCCTTGTTTCTCCACTGTCGTCTCGGAATAAAGCCACCCACGCGCCCAGCGGTGGAGGTTTATCTTGAAGATCTGTTGCCAACGGTTCTTCTGTTGTTGCAGGTACTGCTCTCTGCGACTTCCAGTTCAGATACCTCTCATCTTCCACACGAGCCAATGTACAAAAAAGGGAGACGATTGATCCGTTCTCCCTCCTTCCCGGCATTGCACTCCAGCGTCTCCCCAAAATCCAGGGCTTCCCCGTCTCCTTGCACACTTTGCTCCTTGGGCATCAGAGCACAAGAGTCGACAAGAAATTGTAGGAAGTTCCACTAAGTTTAGTAATGGCGTGTGTTAAGACAAAGCTTTGGCTCTTAGAAGCCTCCAAAGATTGAATCTAGAATTCTAGGATTCTTGATTCTACACTGCTTTTGAACACGCCCTCTGTGCTTCTCTTTGCTTATTTGTAGGACTGTGAGGATGGGTAAATGAGTCCTCTTGCCTTTGAGAATCTGAAGAGGTGATCGTAAGTGGATTCTCCCCCATGGTTCTTACTGCCCTCCTTTTTTGAAGCCAAGTCCACCCCAATATACCCTCTTAagttgctgaagcctggtgtttttttttttttcatcatcttCCATAAAACTTTATAGAGCTGCCTGTCAGTTTAGTCTGGAGAGGTGCTATGgtttaaaaaccaaaatgagagGTCTTGGTGGGTGAAGCCATTGGCTACGACACCATATCTTCTGATAATTGGCAAAAACCTGTCTGCCGCCCCTCACCCCCACATCCCAAAACCTTGACACGTTCATTTGTCCCTTGATCAGCACAAGTTTAAACACACCCAATTTATacggggattttttttttcagtagtaaatactaaaCAGTCATCATCAATTGATTGTTGGGAGGTTGTAGGACCCAGGATATGGATGGGCAGCTGTAAATTAGGCATGGCTTTTCCACTAAGCAGAGGGTCTGTGCCCTTAATGCCAGGGAGTAGACTGCCAACCTGATTAAAGCTGGTTATCTACTACTGATAAAATATCTGACTTTCTAATACATTTTCCTTCACCTTTAGATTGTCAAGACAATTGGtggaattttttttgtgtgtaaacCACTTTATCTGTAATAACTCAAATTCTGACATACACACCTACACAAACCATATTTACAAGTTTCCATTCCCCCAAAATAggcctttgttttttaaaaaagatatttatttggccatgctgggtcttagttgcagaatgtgggatctttttgCTGCTGCATGggaggtctagttccctgacccttgctttgggagcatggagtcttaaggactggaccaccaggaaagttccagaGCCTCTGCTTCTGAGTTCTCTATTCACTGTATCTGTATTGGCCACAATCAGGAACATGGGAATCCTTACAAAGGTTACACCTTATAAAaccatatgtatttatttttgatacatAAGGAATTCATTGTtatagtttagttgctaagtcctgtccacctcttttgcaacaccatggactgtagcctgctggtcTAATTTTACCCCTATCAAATTGTCCATAAAAAGATTGGTGACAATTAGTGTTGGTGAAGATTTGCATAAGTGAAATTGGTGGGGGTTAGCATGCTGCtcgtgttcagttgctaagtcatgtctgactcttttgcagccaaaagattgtagtctgccaggctcctctgttcatggggtttcccaggcaagaatactggagtgggttgccattccgttctccaggggatcttcctgacccagagatggaaccagaGCCTCTGGCATTGGcggatgaattctttaccactgagccaccagggaagcccttatcattAAGACATCTGCCTCTAAAAATTAATGGAACAGCTGGATTGCCCCGCTGGTTGCATTCtcatttccttattcttttctttctcatggcCAATCTAAATACTTGTAAATACAAAACCTCAGCTAACTCCAAGAAGACAGAGGAGTCTCATTTTCAGACGGACCCTCCAGCTAGCAGCAAATAAAGGCTTTTTCTTTGTCGCTCCATTCTTGCTGACTGAAATAATTCAGGACTCTTGACGGTTTTATACTATGAgagtaaaaattattaaaaattttcaagctagaaaataaaaacaaaaatga
This sequence is a window from Bubalus bubalis isolate 160015118507 breed Murrah chromosome 22, NDDB_SH_1, whole genome shotgun sequence. Protein-coding genes within it:
- the LOC112581400 gene encoding translation initiation factor IF-2 yields the protein MSTEQPGLRPDPRIQPESLSDLGLGPPLPSQAKDSEAGIPTAQPADCRGLGVHAGSAGGRRAAERAAGPQLRRGWSSGFGGEDWDEARLPAGRHRPGRRNGCTPPRGSRSPGETLATTPQYLRPPSGPRQVMRQPGSRAAQVGCLPPATASRNRPLPPGGARSRDPRRRKGVRSDATQRVGRERGEASGSPEGLATGRRGRQRRRGGRDARLPSSLPAEGPTRASRPPHIRVSGDTQLLLPLPLPPPPPLPRYRNAKLPATTATPSPSDGSYLGPSWARLRNALLLPEPAPLTCPEPEDGRHARCVSRRFSPRPGRRGVGERRARVRPQRRRGGRPSVRASTGGRLVPYWRPLPLFLHCRLGIKPPTRPAVEVYLEDLLPTVLLLLQDCEDG